One genomic segment of Methanothermobacter wolfeii includes these proteins:
- the csm3 gene encoding type III-A CRISPR-associated RAMP protein Csm3 gives MKFQKNYIISGEILCRTGLHIGGSKDSIEIGGSDNVIIRDPITRLPYIPGSSIKGKMRSLLELARERLTKGGPCKCGECEICRVFGSAADNTSNLGPTRIIVRDAFPTDETIETWDESTDVVEGAELKYENTLDRITSRANPRNQERVPKGSRFGFEMVVSEYEGDDNNLKLVIEGLKLLQDSYLGGSGTRGYGKIEFRDIKIMERPAEYYRGKSAEKSLGDFESISTIKLPEE, from the coding sequence ATGAAGTTCCAGAAAAATTATATTATATCCGGTGAAATCCTGTGCAGAACAGGACTCCATATAGGGGGGTCCAAGGACTCCATTGAGATAGGCGGCTCAGACAATGTTATAATAAGGGACCCCATAACGAGGCTTCCCTACATCCCGGGGTCATCCATCAAGGGTAAGATGAGATCCCTCCTTGAACTTGCACGCGAACGCTTAACCAAGGGTGGTCCATGCAAATGCGGGGAATGTGAAATATGCAGGGTGTTTGGCAGCGCAGCGGATAACACCAGCAACCTTGGACCGACAAGGATAATAGTAAGGGACGCCTTCCCCACAGATGAAACCATTGAAACCTGGGATGAGAGCACTGATGTTGTTGAAGGCGCTGAACTGAAGTATGAGAACACCCTGGACAGGATAACCTCAAGGGCAAACCCCAGGAACCAGGAGAGGGTCCCCAAGGGTTCAAGGTTCGGGTTTGAGATGGTGGTGAGTGAATACGAGGGCGACGACAACAACCTGAAACTGGTAATTGAGGGCCTCAAACTCCTTCAGGACAGTTACCTTGGAGGTAGCGGGACCAGGGGTTACGGTAAGATCGAGTTCAGGGATATAAAGATCATGGAGAGACCCGCCGAATATTACCGTGGGAAGTCCGCTGAGAAATCCCTGGGGGACTTCGAATCCATTTCAACCATCAAGTTACCTGAAGAGTGA
- the csm2 gene encoding type III-A CRISPR-associated protein Csm2 gives MSDLSVKDIKNEISRLDKLSDLEVKKYADTGGYADVIARANKKLKTTQLRKFFGAIRSMEKKADSWEKIEADFYLLKPQLANALGRDLIPREFYEIMMAIMDRVDRGDDAEKLENFRVFVSFLESIVAYHKFYE, from the coding sequence ATGAGTGATCTGTCTGTTAAGGATATTAAGAATGAGATAAGTAGACTTGATAAGCTCAGCGACCTGGAGGTGAAGAAATACGCTGACACCGGAGGATATGCTGATGTGATAGCCAGGGCGAACAAGAAACTTAAAACAACACAGTTAAGGAAGTTCTTCGGGGCCATAAGGAGCATGGAAAAGAAAGCAGATTCATGGGAAAAGATAGAGGCCGATTTCTACCTCCTCAAACCACAGCTTGCAAATGCGCTTGGAAGAGACCTTATACCCCGGGAATTCTATGAGATAATGATGGCGATAATGGACAGGGTCGACAGGGGAGATGATGCTGAGAAACTTGAAAATTTCAGGGTCTTTGTAAGTTTTCTTGAATCAATAGTAGCCTATCATAAGTTCTATGAGTGA
- the cas10 gene encoding type III-A CRISPR-associated protein Cas10/Csm1 → MKLEDIQLAALLHDIGKFYQRTSLQLSKYKGRTDLDLGRSGAHGKWSAEFVTENNLGEDIEDLVLYHHNPSNSRNPEYARIIRDADHHSASERKSAESKQKVKENPLISVFSRVNITDEKPEGEYYLPLRELDPRSLDSIKPERMKKAVMSGYNLTGEYRRLWKLFSDEMKGLRRPDLNTVYHLLRKYTSLIPSAVYMSVPDISLFDHLRTTAALAGCLYLQREDGGDGKPYLIVSGDVSGIQNFITSVASPDEAQKGMSKRLRGRSLYISLLTDAVANRIISEMGLSQSNILFCGGGHFTLILPNTEGARGVLEGVSDEVNRRFIEAFNAELYLAVAAREADGDELKDFGAIMDDLARENLKNKRSKFRGLLDDFFRLEDEQPAGTCAVCGLPSASSICSSCRSHEELGARVANADYMIRVQGSMGSDFSEAGVSYFFETADSIISRLEGLAGHDGRIDVLRLNSTDFLEIQETIQAENVSFGFSLMGNTVPAADGRALDFTEISSLSIGASKLAALKMDVDNLGQIFSQGLDYRSISRISTMSSFMDLFFLGYINQVASEFFFLRDPCKECKGKLLETESEIGTVYKAGGAEICEGCRERSTPTIYITYSGGDDVLVFGPYDDVVAFAGRLRDEFREWTCSNPSLEISGGVFMGGHKFPAGKAAEIADEQLEKSKKLGKGKISVFGETVQWDTDRFIGFTELLEFGRKLEDNQRAGKLSKNFIYSLLKLWESSFDEDVRDSDEWIDSQETRLRKKDYVPYYVYKLRNISDKQLKKDLFNDIRFIPWIRIPVSWVSLRTRNGDSHE, encoded by the coding sequence ATGAAACTTGAAGATATACAGCTGGCTGCCCTTCTTCATGATATAGGTAAATTTTATCAGAGAACATCTTTACAACTCAGTAAATACAAGGGACGCACTGACCTGGACCTTGGGCGTTCAGGAGCCCATGGTAAGTGGTCAGCGGAATTTGTAACCGAAAATAATCTTGGGGAGGACATAGAGGACCTTGTACTCTACCACCACAATCCTTCAAACTCCAGAAACCCTGAGTACGCCAGAATAATAAGGGATGCGGATCATCATTCAGCCTCTGAAAGGAAAAGTGCTGAATCAAAACAGAAGGTTAAGGAAAACCCACTCATATCGGTATTCTCCCGGGTTAACATAACTGACGAGAAACCTGAAGGCGAGTACTACCTGCCGCTCAGGGAACTTGATCCCAGGAGTCTTGACAGCATAAAACCTGAGAGGATGAAGAAGGCGGTGATGTCCGGCTACAACCTTACAGGGGAATACAGGAGGCTTTGGAAGCTCTTCTCAGATGAAATGAAAGGACTTAGAAGACCGGATCTCAACACAGTATATCATCTCCTGAGGAAGTACACATCACTCATACCGTCAGCCGTTTACATGAGCGTACCGGACATATCACTCTTTGACCACCTCCGCACTACGGCCGCCCTGGCCGGCTGCCTGTACCTCCAGAGGGAGGATGGGGGGGATGGTAAGCCATACCTGATAGTATCCGGTGACGTTTCGGGGATTCAAAACTTCATAACAAGTGTGGCGTCGCCTGATGAGGCTCAGAAGGGGATGAGTAAACGTTTAAGGGGAAGATCCCTCTACATAAGCCTCCTTACGGATGCTGTTGCAAACAGGATAATCTCTGAGATGGGCCTTTCCCAGTCAAACATCCTCTTCTGTGGAGGAGGCCACTTCACCCTTATACTCCCCAACACGGAGGGTGCGCGGGGCGTCCTCGAGGGGGTCTCAGATGAGGTTAACAGGAGGTTCATCGAGGCCTTCAACGCTGAACTTTACCTTGCAGTTGCAGCTAGGGAGGCTGATGGAGATGAGCTTAAGGACTTCGGGGCCATCATGGATGACCTTGCAAGGGAGAACCTTAAAAACAAGAGGTCAAAGTTCAGGGGCCTCCTAGATGACTTCTTCAGGCTGGAGGATGAACAGCCAGCAGGTACATGTGCCGTCTGCGGTCTGCCCTCAGCATCATCCATCTGCAGCTCATGCAGGTCCCATGAGGAACTGGGCGCCAGGGTGGCAAATGCAGATTACATGATAAGGGTTCAGGGTTCCATGGGATCTGATTTCAGTGAAGCAGGGGTATCGTACTTCTTTGAGACCGCGGATTCTATAATTTCAAGGCTCGAGGGACTTGCAGGTCATGATGGGCGGATAGATGTGCTTAGGCTTAACAGCACGGACTTCCTTGAAATCCAGGAGACTATTCAGGCTGAAAACGTTTCCTTTGGCTTTTCCCTTATGGGGAACACCGTGCCTGCGGCTGATGGACGCGCCCTTGACTTTACGGAGATATCATCCCTGAGCATTGGGGCGAGTAAACTGGCCGCCCTGAAGATGGACGTTGACAACCTGGGTCAGATATTCAGCCAGGGGCTTGATTACAGGTCGATATCGAGGATTTCAACCATGAGCTCCTTCATGGACCTTTTCTTCCTCGGATACATCAACCAGGTGGCATCGGAGTTCTTCTTCCTCAGGGACCCGTGCAAGGAATGCAAGGGGAAACTCCTGGAGACTGAGAGTGAAATTGGAACTGTATACAAGGCAGGAGGGGCTGAGATCTGCGAGGGGTGCAGGGAGCGTTCAACCCCCACCATATACATAACCTACTCTGGAGGGGATGATGTCCTGGTATTCGGCCCATACGATGATGTTGTTGCATTCGCCGGAAGACTCAGGGATGAGTTCAGGGAGTGGACGTGCAGCAACCCGTCCCTGGAGATATCAGGGGGTGTGTTCATGGGGGGACATAAGTTCCCGGCCGGTAAGGCGGCTGAGATCGCGGATGAACAGCTCGAGAAATCCAAGAAGCTGGGTAAGGGTAAAATATCGGTCTTCGGGGAGACGGTCCAGTGGGATACGGACCGGTTCATCGGGTTCACCGAGCTCCTGGAATTCGGCAGGAAACTGGAGGATAACCAGAGGGCGGGTAAACTGTCAAAGAACTTCATATATTCACTTCTGAAGCTCTGGGAGTCATCATTCGATGAGGATGTAAGGGATTCTGATGAATGGATTGATTCACAGGAGACGAGACTCAGAAAAAAGGATTACGTCCCCTACTATGTGTATAAACTTCGAAACATATCAGATAAACAGTTAAAAAAGGATCTGTTTAATGACATCAGGTTCATCCCGTGGATCAGGATACCGGTCTCATGGGTCAGTTTAAGAACAAGAAATGGTGATAGCCATGAGTGA
- the cas6 gene encoding CRISPR-associated endoribonuclease Cas6 — translation MRPFKIPYNYNHVVSSIIYRRIADLDLASELHSRAGFKFFTFSQLSIPRRKAYKNFLVSEDGRFHLFISSPNHELIKNLVEGFIDKPEIDFLRRKVQVEYVEFLEPPEFRRNMKFRTLSPIIIKTVRKDNGELRQWDVNPNDLKFYENMQKNLVRKYREFYGDYDGDEYLKVVPYQSSIKRKRIMIPKEGSETYHRAYHMKFRVEGDPRLLEFGYDCGFGEKNSMGFGMVVSS, via the coding sequence ATGAGACCATTCAAGATTCCATACAACTACAATCACGTTGTATCCTCCATAATCTACAGAAGGATAGCTGACCTTGACCTTGCAAGTGAACTCCACTCCAGAGCTGGTTTTAAATTCTTCACGTTCTCACAGCTCAGCATACCTCGGAGAAAAGCCTACAAGAACTTCCTGGTATCAGAGGATGGTAGATTCCACCTTTTCATATCATCACCGAATCATGAACTCATCAAGAACCTTGTAGAGGGGTTTATCGATAAACCAGAAATTGATTTTCTGAGGAGAAAGGTCCAGGTGGAGTATGTGGAGTTCCTTGAGCCCCCTGAATTCAGAAGGAACATGAAGTTCAGGACACTATCTCCGATAATCATTAAGACGGTGAGGAAGGATAATGGTGAACTAAGACAGTGGGATGTCAACCCTAATGACCTTAAATTCTATGAGAACATGCAGAAGAACCTTGTAAGGAAATACAGGGAATTCTATGGGGACTATGATGGGGATGAATACCTCAAGGTTGTCCCCTATCAGAGTTCCATTAAGAGGAAGAGAATCATGATCCCTAAGGAGGGTTCTGAGACATACCATCGCGCCTATCACATGAAGTTCCGGGTAGAGGGCGACCCACGACTTCTAGAGTTTGGATACGACTGTGGCTTCGGTGAGAAGAACAGCATGGGATTCGGGATGGTGGTGTCATCATGA
- the cas2 gene encoding CRISPR-associated endonuclease Cas2, producing MYLLVVYDVGDTTRLNKVHKFLKTYLHWRQNSVFEGEISRAQFNAIKTGLKEIIDETSDSIMIYRLPNKNYLSIDIIGIEKNPIEFIL from the coding sequence ATGTATTTGCTTGTAGTCTATGACGTAGGCGACACCACTCGACTTAATAAAGTACATAAATTTTTGAAGACGTATCTTCACTGGAGACAGAACTCTGTATTTGAAGGTGAGATCAGCAGGGCACAGTTTAATGCAATAAAAACAGGCCTTAAAGAGATAATTGATGAAACTTCTGATTCCATCATGATCTACAGGTTGCCCAATAAGAATTATCTATCTATAGATATTATAGGAATTGAGAAAAACCCCATTGAATTCATTCTCTAG
- the cas1b gene encoding type I-B CRISPR-associated endonuclease Cas1b translates to MGRCLALATRYTSSIKTLKKPLPVNRINEINCYGKVTLKSGASSMLMKMGVPVNFFNKYGYYEGSLYPRLQLNSGLVVVKQSEHYLDPDKRSEIAKEMVLGIKHNLLKSLKYYRKKGKDVDPYIDIIKKERVEGDVPQLMSSEGRMWNAYYQSFNTVLKKFKMVKREIRPPTTELNALISFGNSLLYVSALSEIYHTYLHPSISFLHEPAERRFSLSLDIADIFKPLIVGRVISKLVNNNMISEKDFERDIGVMLNDRGKRIFLKEYQNKLETTIKHPKIKRKVSYKYLMRLEAYKLIKHVLGDQEYESFKAWW, encoded by the coding sequence ATGGGACGTTGTCTCGCCTTGGCAACACGTTATACTTCATCAATAAAGACGTTAAAAAAACCCCTGCCTGTCAATCGCATAAATGAAATAAACTGTTATGGAAAGGTTACTCTCAAATCAGGAGCATCTTCCATGCTGATGAAAATGGGGGTACCTGTTAATTTTTTCAATAAATATGGTTATTATGAAGGATCTCTATACCCTCGATTACAGCTTAACTCTGGCCTTGTTGTGGTAAAACAATCTGAACATTATCTTGATCCTGATAAGCGTTCAGAGATTGCTAAAGAGATGGTTCTTGGCATCAAACACAACTTGCTTAAGTCCCTGAAGTATTACAGAAAAAAGGGTAAGGATGTTGATCCATATATAGACATCATAAAAAAGGAGAGGGTGGAGGGTGATGTCCCACAGTTGATGAGCAGCGAGGGGCGCATGTGGAATGCGTATTATCAGAGCTTTAACACTGTCTTGAAGAAATTTAAAATGGTTAAAAGGGAGATAAGACCCCCAACAACGGAACTCAATGCTTTAATCTCATTTGGAAATTCTCTTCTTTATGTGAGTGCATTGTCAGAAATCTATCATACTTACCTGCATCCTTCTATCAGCTTCCTCCACGAACCCGCCGAAAGGAGGTTCTCACTTTCTCTTGATATTGCAGATATTTTTAAGCCCCTCATAGTCGGCAGAGTAATATCAAAACTTGTCAATAATAATATGATCTCTGAGAAAGATTTTGAAAGAGATATTGGTGTGATGTTAAATGATAGAGGTAAGAGGATATTCTTGAAGGAATACCAGAATAAACTTGAAACCACCATAAAACATCCGAAAATCAAAAGAAAAGTTTCATATAAATATTTAATGAGATTGGAAGCATATAAGCTTATTAAGCATGTTTTAGGCGATCAGGAGTATGAGAGCTTTAAGGCATGGTGGTAA
- the cas4 gene encoding CRISPR-associated protein Cas4 codes for MRVTGVMIQYYVACKRELWFFSKQINMNYDNEDILIGRMIHEKSYSRNNKSINFGDIAVDFINNKNLTVFEVKKSSKLEEPVRWQLYYYLWYIKKFTGKDVNGVILYPTERKREEVKLTRDIEREIERILDDIKKIIEEKNPPPPVFKPYCRRCSYYEFCTV; via the coding sequence ATGAGAGTAACAGGTGTGATGATACAGTACTATGTAGCATGCAAAAGGGAGCTCTGGTTTTTCTCCAAGCAGATAAACATGAACTATGATAACGAGGACATTCTGATTGGGAGAATGATACATGAAAAGAGTTATTCCAGAAATAATAAGAGTATAAATTTTGGGGATATCGCGGTGGATTTTATAAATAACAAAAATTTGACTGTTTTTGAGGTAAAAAAATCAAGTAAACTCGAAGAACCTGTGAGATGGCAGCTTTACTATTATTTATGGTACATTAAAAAATTCACGGGGAAGGATGTTAATGGAGTGATCCTTTACCCAACTGAGAGGAAGAGAGAAGAAGTTAAACTAACCAGGGACATCGAAAGAGAAATAGAAAGAATATTGGATGACATAAAGAAAATTATTGAAGAAAAAAATCCTCCGCCTCCTGTTTTTAAGCCTTACTGTCGTCGATGTAGCTATTATGAATTTTGTACCGTCTAA
- the cas3 gene encoding CRISPR-associated helicase Cas3', producing MMELRDFVVENKDRFLQIYDREPSFFEKNLIAKTSSEEPFTLQGHTEKALNALKDFLNENMEVFDSFAERHNISKQFLLDAIFFSVFFHDLGKGTLEFYNDKILNKGKSYHPLYSIYFTHNLNLTIDDVDYVTLAVLTHHTVLHDEIYSDEKFKDMDPPKFFKKTLKFAETYPEYYKKFFKRDCPYTFRFQISSENPYNLLRSNFSWNFDENGILDSLNNILSESNTSEKKRIKEIYGFITGNLIRADWLASGSYITTREFISTDEFWEKIRLRANDKKRKFVKKAFQEEASRSRENLLIKIPTGEGKTEASLLWALNNVKNEHTKIIYTMPTQVTSNSMYKRLKTYFGDENVGILHGSSSIILKEEYDDNERIWKEKILNKTFSKPVTVSTLDSFILSFFNVKKWPLSQLNIENCLLIIDEIHSYDWQMLGALKRILHELRVRGCKFTIMSATFPENIEKFLLEGIEYRVITENDLFDYRPFTLKTEKSLITDKTDDIIHAFKEKKKVLVVTNTVSKSKEVYRNLKESGVFNTSQYFDKSTNLILYNSQFTKKDRKGKENEIEFKEKWKDKGLVLVATQVVEISLDIDFDVLFTEIAPLDALVQRAGRINRNKDPLRMGEIYVAMEIEAENKRGDWSYPYERDVIECSKTMAKEGTPSLGEMAEMVSDLYRSLFEIEQIHFEFKNKFKKGYDKYCTVIEKKGPYSVRFRTEDLEEISKLLALRDIDERFAKIDVVPAVLADDEDADRFENTVGIPKYLFINMLKEGRIDEMKRFYLVHGCSYTYESGLDLEEEDDWNFI from the coding sequence ATGATGGAGCTACGGGATTTTGTAGTGGAAAATAAGGACAGGTTTCTTCAGATCTATGATAGGGAACCTTCTTTTTTTGAGAAGAACCTAATAGCAAAAACCAGTAGCGAGGAACCATTTACTCTCCAGGGACACACTGAAAAGGCTTTGAATGCCCTCAAGGATTTTTTAAATGAAAACATGGAGGTCTTCGATTCATTTGCAGAGAGACACAATATCAGTAAACAGTTCCTTCTGGACGCTATCTTTTTTTCAGTTTTCTTCCATGACCTTGGAAAGGGGACCCTTGAGTTCTATAATGACAAGATTCTCAACAAGGGAAAATCATACCATCCCCTTTACTCAATCTACTTTACACACAACCTTAACCTGACCATAGATGATGTTGATTATGTCACACTCGCGGTACTCACACACCACACGGTTTTACATGATGAAATATACTCTGATGAAAAATTTAAGGACATGGATCCCCCCAAATTCTTCAAAAAAACCCTTAAGTTCGCTGAAACTTATCCGGAATACTATAAAAAATTTTTTAAAAGGGATTGCCCTTACACATTCAGATTCCAGATATCATCTGAAAATCCGTATAACCTATTAAGATCCAATTTTTCATGGAATTTTGATGAAAACGGTATTTTAGACAGTCTTAATAATATTCTCAGCGAATCAAACACCTCAGAGAAGAAAAGAATAAAGGAGATTTATGGATTCATAACAGGTAACTTGATAAGGGCTGACTGGCTTGCCAGCGGTTCATATATAACCACCAGGGAATTTATCTCAACGGATGAATTCTGGGAAAAAATCAGACTCAGAGCCAATGATAAAAAAAGAAAATTTGTTAAAAAAGCCTTCCAGGAAGAAGCATCCAGGAGCCGTGAAAATCTCCTTATAAAGATACCTACAGGGGAGGGAAAGACAGAGGCATCACTACTCTGGGCCCTGAATAACGTGAAAAATGAACATACGAAAATCATATATACAATGCCCACACAGGTTACAAGTAATTCAATGTACAAACGCCTTAAAACTTACTTTGGGGATGAAAACGTAGGCATACTGCACGGGTCTTCATCGATTATACTTAAAGAAGAATACGATGATAATGAGAGGATATGGAAGGAAAAGATTCTGAATAAGACATTTTCAAAGCCCGTGACAGTATCAACCTTGGATTCGTTCATTCTAAGTTTTTTCAACGTGAAAAAATGGCCACTATCCCAATTGAATATTGAGAACTGCCTCCTGATAATTGACGAGATACACTCCTACGACTGGCAGATGCTGGGGGCTCTTAAGAGAATACTGCATGAACTCAGGGTCAGAGGCTGCAAGTTCACCATAATGAGCGCCACGTTTCCTGAAAACATTGAAAAGTTCCTCCTTGAGGGTATTGAATACAGGGTGATAACTGAAAATGACCTTTTTGATTACAGACCGTTCACTTTAAAAACAGAAAAATCCCTGATAACTGATAAAACAGATGATATAATCCACGCCTTCAAGGAAAAAAAGAAGGTTTTAGTGGTTACTAATACTGTAAGTAAGTCTAAAGAGGTTTATAGAAATTTGAAGGAGTCAGGAGTTTTTAATACAAGCCAATATTTCGATAAAAGCACAAACCTCATACTTTACAATTCACAATTCACCAAAAAGGACAGGAAAGGCAAAGAGAATGAAATTGAATTTAAGGAAAAATGGAAGGATAAGGGGCTGGTTCTTGTTGCAACCCAGGTAGTTGAGATTTCTTTGGATATAGACTTTGACGTCCTCTTCACTGAAATAGCGCCACTTGACGCCCTAGTACAGAGGGCGGGGAGGATAAATAGGAATAAGGACCCCCTCAGGATGGGTGAGATTTACGTAGCAATGGAAATTGAAGCTGAAAATAAAAGAGGAGACTGGTCTTACCCCTATGAAAGGGATGTGATAGAATGTTCAAAGACCATGGCTAAAGAGGGAACACCCTCCCTGGGTGAAATGGCTGAAATGGTATCTGATCTTTACAGATCTCTTTTTGAAATTGAACAGATTCACTTTGAATTTAAAAATAAATTTAAAAAGGGTTATGATAAATACTGTACAGTTATAGAAAAAAAAGGCCCCTACAGTGTAAGGTTCAGGACAGAGGACCTTGAAGAGATTTCAAAGTTACTAGCCCTCAGGGACATTGATGAGCGCTTCGCGAAAATCGATGTTGTTCCTGCAGTTCTTGCTGATGATGAGGATGCTGACAGATTTGAAAACACGGTTGGAATACCTAAGTATCTCTTTATTAATATGCTAAAGGAGGGCAGGATAGACGAGATGAAAAGATTTTATCTTGTCCATGGTTGCAGTTACACTTACGAATCGGGCCTTGACCTTGAAGAAGAGGATGACTGGAATTTTATTTGA
- the cas5 gene encoding CRISPR-associated protein Cas5 encodes MKAVRFIAEGLINSFRMPQTSVFQLTYLAPTKTQIAGFLANIMGKTEEEYYQLLDDIKVGIVPLYIESIFNDAWTFKKWKSSGAGRDILQREKIYRGKFLIYISADEPVLEDILKFLRYPSRIPSLGMDDELVLIRDVKKIEMESKDDSVVHSVFTYNEGMEYKYRPKGDNSLLFPPRLITVNLKFDRKAIPRKPTDFVQVVESLGFEFDVSEDKRVHIDREYEYSVELI; translated from the coding sequence ATGAAGGCAGTGAGGTTCATTGCAGAGGGCCTTATAAATTCTTTCAGGATGCCCCAGACGTCAGTATTTCAGCTCACATACCTTGCGCCCACAAAGACCCAGATAGCGGGCTTCCTGGCAAATATCATGGGCAAAACAGAGGAAGAATACTACCAGCTCCTTGATGACATCAAAGTAGGGATAGTGCCTTTATACATAGAATCTATTTTCAATGATGCATGGACATTCAAAAAATGGAAATCTAGCGGAGCGGGCAGAGATATACTGCAACGCGAAAAGATTTACAGAGGCAAATTCCTGATTTACATCTCCGCAGACGAGCCTGTCCTTGAGGATATCCTGAAATTTTTAAGGTATCCCTCAAGGATACCCTCTCTTGGAATGGACGATGAACTGGTCCTGATAAGGGACGTAAAAAAGATTGAAATGGAATCTAAAGATGATTCGGTTGTCCACAGTGTATTTACTTACAATGAGGGAATGGAATACAAGTATCGCCCTAAAGGGGATAATTCGCTTCTATTTCCCCCCCGGCTAATCACAGTCAACCTTAAATTTGACAGGAAAGCAATTCCCAGGAAGCCCACGGATTTTGTCCAGGTGGTGGAGTCCCTGGGATTCGAATTTGATGTCAGCGAGGACAAACGAGTCCATATTGACAGGGAATATGAATACAGTGTGGAACTGATCTGA
- the cas7i gene encoding type I-B CRISPR-associated protein Cas7/Cst2/DevR yields the protein MPKTKEEIKMSRKFVNVGYITRVNIDNLNSSENPGNMVVLKKVQDSKGNYFPYVSGQALRYYLKETMNQLGMKITKLDKNGEYVIEAKSKGDERYREILDNHPDLDLFGFMEAAKGSGKMALRRWSPVKVSPLISIFPWKGESDLLTRKKEGQEGGDLVKVEINTFNFMKGNIVMDIDAIGSTVDELNYDIEAVIGPEEKKSRIGYIVDAIKNIDGGAKKARLLDDLTPKLVVVTLQKAGTPIFLNALDVDESGNVKIEYIKEIIDEFSEIIEDYCIGIRSGIFSNEEEIKSEFNENVTSVNRALDRVKEWV from the coding sequence ATGCCAAAAACAAAGGAGGAAATTAAGATGAGCAGAAAATTTGTGAATGTTGGATACATAACTCGGGTCAACATCGACAACCTAAACAGCAGTGAGAACCCCGGGAACATGGTAGTTCTGAAGAAAGTTCAGGACAGTAAAGGAAACTATTTCCCATACGTGTCAGGACAGGCATTGAGATACTACCTGAAGGAGACAATGAACCAGCTTGGAATGAAAATCACAAAACTAGATAAGAACGGCGAATATGTAATTGAAGCTAAAAGTAAGGGAGATGAGAGATACAGGGAGATACTGGATAACCATCCCGACCTTGATCTGTTTGGCTTCATGGAAGCCGCTAAGGGTTCGGGAAAAATGGCTCTTAGGCGCTGGTCCCCTGTAAAGGTTTCACCATTAATAAGCATCTTCCCATGGAAGGGGGAGAGCGATCTCCTCACAAGAAAGAAGGAAGGCCAGGAAGGAGGAGATCTTGTAAAAGTTGAAATCAACACCTTTAATTTCATGAAAGGAAACATCGTAATGGATATTGACGCTATAGGCTCAACTGTTGACGAGCTGAACTATGATATCGAGGCCGTCATAGGACCTGAAGAGAAAAAATCAAGGATAGGGTACATTGTCGATGCAATAAAGAACATAGACGGTGGAGCGAAAAAGGCAAGACTTCTTGATGACTTAACTCCAAAATTAGTGGTTGTAACGCTCCAGAAGGCAGGAACTCCAATTTTCCTCAATGCCCTCGATGTCGATGAAAGCGGAAATGTTAAAATAGAATATATAAAGGAGATAATCGACGAATTCAGTGAAATAATTGAAGACTACTGCATAGGCATAAGATCCGGAATATTCTCCAATGAGGAAGAGATAAAATCAGAATTTAATGAGAATGTAACCTCCGTTAACAGGGCTCTTGACCGTGTCAAGGAATGGGTTTAA